ATCTCGGAGCCCCGAGCGGCGGTCGCTGGCTGCGCGCCGCGACCAGCCCGGCCGAGGTTTTCATCGGCTTTTCCATTGCCGAACCTGGTTTCTACCGCATTCATCTCATTGGCGCCGGAACCTTGCCGGCCCGGGTGCAGGTTGACGAGGGGCGCTTTCGCGAGCTTGCCTGGCCTTCCTATCTGACACCCGTCTCGGTTGGCAGCGCCTATCTCGACCGGGGACGCCGGCAAATCAAGATCGCTCTGTCTCCCGGGACAGGTGTGGATTGGATTCATCTGCGCAAGCAGCGCTCCGCTCCCGAAGATCTGGAAAAGCTCGCCGGTCTCTCAGATCGAGCGGCCCAGCTCGAGGCCGCGGAACTCGACGACCTGCTCGCCCTGCTTGCCGCCATCGGTCCATCGCCCTGATTCGTCATGGGAGTTCTGCCCTGGTTGCTGGCCTTGGGCGGCGGCATCGTCGCGGCGCCCTATGGCTCTTTCAGCGTCTGGCTGACGGCTCTCGGCCTAGGTTGCGCCTTGCCCGTTTTTTTGCTGCGGCGGCATCCCCGCCTGCGGACGGCGGCCGCCGCGCTCTTTTTTTTCCTCGGCGGCTATCTGCTTTGCGGCTTGGCGCTGGAACCTCTCGCCGGGCCGAGGGATTTGCGGTCATGGTGCGGAGCCGGCGAAGTGCTGGTGGAAGCCGAGGTCCTAAGTCTGGGCCGACGGGACGGGGGCAAGAACTATCTTGATTTGCGGGTGCGCAGTGTGCAAAAGGACCTTCAGGTCTGGCAGGCCGAAGGCCGCTTGCGCTTATTTGTCGACGGGCCGGTCGAGACGGTCTTGCCCGGTGATGGGTTGCGTTTTCGCGCGTCGTTGCGTGCACCGCACAATTTCGGAACGCCCGGTGAATTCGACTATCCGCGCTATCTCGCCGCGCGCGGCATCCAGGCCGGCGCCTATCTGAACCGTCTTGAGGACGCGGCCATCCTTCCCGGCGAGGCGGGCTTGGGGCCGCGCTACCTGACCGGGATCTGGCGGCAGCGGGTCCTGTCCCTCATCGAGGACGCGGTGGCGGCGGATACCGCCGCACTGCTGGCGGCCCTGCTGGTCGGCGACAAGGGCGGACTGAGCGATGCGCAACGCCAGGTTCTGGCCCGCGGCGGCATATCCCACCTGTTTTCCATCTCGGGTCTGCACCTCGGCTTGATCGGTTTCTACGCCTATCAGCTGGTTCATTTTTTCTGGCGGCGTAGCACCTGGCTGCTGCTGCATCTGCCGCCCAAGCGCTATCTACCTCTGTTTCTGCTGCCGGTGCTGCTGGTCTATCTGCTGTTGACCGGCGAGGCTCTGCCGACCCAGCGCGCCTTTCTCATGGCGGCCGCGGGGGCCGCGCTCTGGGTCTGTTCCCGGCGCACGGCGCCTTTGAATCTTCTGTGGAGCGCCGCGCTGATTTTTTTGCTCTTCGAGCCCCTGCTGCTCTTTGAGGCCTCGTTTCAACTTTCCTTCGCCGGTGTCCTGGGCATCATGCTGCTGGTGCCGCGCTGGTCGAAGTCCTGCCCGCGCAGGCCCTTCATTCTGCGCCGGCTGTGCTTGCTGCTCCTGACGACCCTGGCCGCGACCCTGGCCGCGACCCTGGCCACCTTGCCCCTCACTCTGCTGCATTTTCATCTGCTGGCCCCGGCGGCCCTTTTAACCAATCTGGTCGCGGTGCCGATGATCGGGCTGGTGGCGGTACCCCTGGGCCTGGCGGCCGTCGTGCTGACCCTTTTCTGGGATGCGGGCGCCCGCGTGTTGCTGCAACTCGACGGCCTGGTCGTGCAGGGCACCTTCGACGCCATGGCGCGGCTGGTGGAGCTACCCCTGCTCGGCGGCCGGCTGCTTTACCTGACGCCCCGCGCGCTTCTTGGTGTTTTTGTCCTGTGCCTGCTGGTTCTGGCCGGACATCAATGGTGCCGGCGTCGCCGGAGCATCGCGGCCATCGCCGGTTGCCTGCTCCTGCTCATCCCCTCTGCATCCTGGCAGGGCCTTGAGGTCATCGCCCTGAGTGTCGGCCAGGGCGACGCGACCCTGCTGAGTTTGGCGCCGGGTCGTCACATTCTGGTGGACGGGGGAGGG
This portion of the Geoalkalibacter sp. genome encodes:
- a CDS encoding DNA internalization-related competence protein ComEC/Rec2, which encodes MGVLPWLLALGGGIVAAPYGSFSVWLTALGLGCALPVFLLRRHPRLRTAAAALFFFLGGYLLCGLALEPLAGPRDLRSWCGAGEVLVEAEVLSLGRRDGGKNYLDLRVRSVQKDLQVWQAEGRLRLFVDGPVETVLPGDGLRFRASLRAPHNFGTPGEFDYPRYLAARGIQAGAYLNRLEDAAILPGEAGLGPRYLTGIWRQRVLSLIEDAVAADTAALLAALLVGDKGGLSDAQRQVLARGGISHLFSISGLHLGLIGFYAYQLVHFFWRRSTWLLLHLPPKRYLPLFLLPVLLVYLLLTGEALPTQRAFLMAAAGAALWVCSRRTAPLNLLWSAALIFLLFEPLLLFEASFQLSFAGVLGIMLLVPRWSKSCPRRPFILRRLCLLLLTTLAATLAATLATLPLTLLHFHLLAPAALLTNLVAVPMIGLVAVPLGLAAVVLTLFWDAGARVLLQLDGLVVQGTFDAMARLVELPLLGGRLLYLTPRALLGVFVLCLLVLAGHQWCRRRRSIAAIAGCLLLLIPSASWQGLEVIALSVGQGDATLLSLAPGRHILVDGGGLRSETFDVGTRLLAPALGHLGVKRLEAVVLTHDHPDHRKGLHQVLSHFEVEEFWAPAPLAELDTDLVRLLDERAIRVRHFAPGWTVIEREHQSLAVFQAEGRGLSLNDRSLVIHAAQGQEGVLLTADLEERGVGELLLHPLPGAVSLLKLPHHGSARSRVEHLVAAAQPSATFVSAGRHNVYRLPARRVVDGLARENIPLYRTDTQGTLRMRTQGKGWAIEHWSKGRFRRPDGAFFADQFADSHAEPL